The Anopheles coluzzii chromosome 2, AcolN3, whole genome shotgun sequence genome window below encodes:
- the LOC120948751 gene encoding PTB domain-containing adapter protein ced-6 isoform X1, translated as MASTLMFWNKQNSNSNQNGNDAKNTKNGRNWLHAPDVLVNGHVAYLVKYLGSTPVEQPKGIEVVKEAIRRLQFTQQMKKAEGGGNVKTKKVEITISVDGVAIQEPRSLTIMHQFPLHKISYCADEKGVKKFFSFIAKTGTGATPTSSIASSGDDTNSSNNSTTSNGTEDRHECFVFISNKLASDITLTIGQAFDLAYRRYVSDSGKSLESVKLLAQKKQLEHTIAAYRQRLRDLSELVSKSDLDKLLLKMGIRDICDVPALENGVDGHNNYTSNNNNINSNNHNVNGTKTPDLGIDVSLPNNDDQLLIETSPKHFAPIVPPRNGIQNQINNTLEAFKPSVGTKLEGLLLNSDSDSDFDPRAPDTDTSISTGGGNKISNDLFGFEPPKPTSATLGQQLFGSVTNNGHNNGFTNGNGAVTNGFGAPNSPPPMLAPPPAKSAPRRTVPQTNGTTNGTSAYQDLFGSAPFNPQGNDDSQTAALEDSSSFANSSASTQSGFGPFSQEVNVLSKNSYHLDSILAYGDGCNGASALQGSTTTTTTSSTGTTAANLASKLNPFAAAIRSNPLAAVQHKAAAYDVFKNATGDKERLTTNTDDQERFL; from the exons ATGGCTTCTACGCTGATGTTCTGGAACAAGCAGAACTCCAACTCCAACCAAAATGGAAACGATGCCaagaacacaaaaaacggCCGCAACTGGTTGCACGCGCCAGACGTGCTCGTCAACGGGCACGTCGCCTATCTAGTCAAA TACCTCGGCAGTACTCCCGTGGAGCAGCCGAAGGGCATCGAGGTCGTCAAGGAAGCCATCCGGAGGCTGCAGTTCACACAGCAGATGAAGAAAGCCGAGGGCGGTGGCAATGTGAAGACAAAAAAGGTCGAAATCACCATCAGTGTGGACGGCGTAGCAATACAG GAACCGCGATCGCTGACCATTATGCACCAGTTTCCGCTGCACAAAATATCCTACTGTGCGGACGAGAAGGGCGTGAAGAAGTTCTTCAGCTTCATCGCTAAAACGGGCACGGGTGCAACGCCGACGTCCTCTATCGCCTCTTCCGGCGATGATACGAACAGCTCCAACAACTCGACCACCAGCAACGGTACCGAGGATCGGCACGAGTGTTTCGTGTTCATCTCCAACAAGCTAGCGTCGGACATTACGCTGACGATCGGGCAGGCATTCGATCTTGCCTACAG GCGCTACGTTAGCGACAGTGGCAAATCGCTCGAGTCGGTCAAACTGCTGGCCCAGAAGAAGCAGCTGGAACACACGATCGCCGCCTACCGACAACGGCTGCGCGATCTGTCCGAGCTGGTCTCGAAATCGGACCTGGacaagctgctgctgaagatGGGCATCCGGGATATTTGCGATGTGCCGGCGCTAGAGAATGGTGTGGATGGCCATAATAACTACACCagcaataataacaacatTAACAGCAATAACCACAATGTGAATGGCACCAAGACGCCAGACTTGG GAATTGATGTCTCGTTACCGAACAATGATGATCAGCTGTTGATCGAAACGTCACCAAAACACTTTGCACCGATCGTACCTCCGAGAAACGGTATTCAGAATCAG ATCAATAACACGCTGGAAGCGTTCAAGCCATCGGTCGGCACCAAGCTGGAGGGATTGCTGCTCAACTCCGACTCGGACAGTGACTTTGATCCTCGGGCGCccgacaccgacaccagcatCTCTACGGGCGGTGGCAACAAGATCAGCAACGATCTGTTCGGTTTCGAGCCGCCGAAGCCAACCAGTGCTACCCTTGGCCAGCAGCTCTTTGGCAGCGTCACCAACAATGGACACAACAATGGTTTCACCAACGGTAACGGTGCCGTCACCAATGGTTTCGGTGCTCCGAACAGCCCTCCTCCAATGT TGGCTCCTCCACCGGCAAAGTCGGCACCACGGCGAACGGTACCACAGACCAATGGAACCACCAATGGTACGAGCGCATATCAGGACTTGTTCGGATCGGCCCCATTCAATCCGCAGGGCAATGAT GACTCCCAGACAGCAGCATTGGAGGACAGTTCCTCCTTTGCCAACAGCTCGGCCAGCACCCAATCAGGCTTCGGTCCGTTCTCGCAAGAGGTGAACGTTTTGAGCAAAAATTCCTACCATCTCGATTCGATCCTTGCCTACGGTGATGGGTGCAATGGTGCAAGCGCATTGCAGggaagcaccaccaccaccaccaccagcagcacaggAACTACCGCTGCTAATTTGGCCTCAAAATTGAATCCCTTCGCTGCGGCCATTCGCAGCAATCCGCTGGCGGCCGTGCAGCACAAGGCCGCCGCGTACGACGTGTTCAAGAACGCGACGGGCGACAAGGAACGGTTAACCACTAACACCG ACGACCAAGAACGGTTTCTTTAG
- the LOC120948751 gene encoding PTB domain-containing adapter protein ced-6 isoform X2, giving the protein MASTLMFWNKQNSNSNQNGNDAKNTKNGRNWLHAPDVLVNGHVAYLVKYLGSTPVEQPKGIEVVKEAIRRLQFTQQMKKAEGGGNVKTKKVEITISVDGVAIQEPRSLTIMHQFPLHKISYCADEKGVKKFFSFIAKTGTGATPTSSIASSGDDTNSSNNSTTSNGTEDRHECFVFISNKLASDITLTIGQAFDLAYRRYVSDSGKSLESVKLLAQKKQLEHTIAAYRQRLRDLSELVSKSDLDKLLLKMGIRDICDVPALENGVDGHNNYTSNNNNINSNNHNVNGTKTPDLGIDVSLPNNDDQLLIETSPKHFAPIVPPRNGIQNQINNTLEAFKPSVGTKLEGLLLNSDSDSDFDPRAPDTDTSISTGGGNKISNDLFGFEPPKPTSATLGQQLFGSVTNNGHNNGFTNGNGAVTNGFGAPNSPPPMLAPPPAKSAPRRTVPQTNGTTNGTSAYQDLFGSAPFNPQGNDTTKNGFFSSDDVLDTFDPLKK; this is encoded by the exons ATGGCTTCTACGCTGATGTTCTGGAACAAGCAGAACTCCAACTCCAACCAAAATGGAAACGATGCCaagaacacaaaaaacggCCGCAACTGGTTGCACGCGCCAGACGTGCTCGTCAACGGGCACGTCGCCTATCTAGTCAAA TACCTCGGCAGTACTCCCGTGGAGCAGCCGAAGGGCATCGAGGTCGTCAAGGAAGCCATCCGGAGGCTGCAGTTCACACAGCAGATGAAGAAAGCCGAGGGCGGTGGCAATGTGAAGACAAAAAAGGTCGAAATCACCATCAGTGTGGACGGCGTAGCAATACAG GAACCGCGATCGCTGACCATTATGCACCAGTTTCCGCTGCACAAAATATCCTACTGTGCGGACGAGAAGGGCGTGAAGAAGTTCTTCAGCTTCATCGCTAAAACGGGCACGGGTGCAACGCCGACGTCCTCTATCGCCTCTTCCGGCGATGATACGAACAGCTCCAACAACTCGACCACCAGCAACGGTACCGAGGATCGGCACGAGTGTTTCGTGTTCATCTCCAACAAGCTAGCGTCGGACATTACGCTGACGATCGGGCAGGCATTCGATCTTGCCTACAG GCGCTACGTTAGCGACAGTGGCAAATCGCTCGAGTCGGTCAAACTGCTGGCCCAGAAGAAGCAGCTGGAACACACGATCGCCGCCTACCGACAACGGCTGCGCGATCTGTCCGAGCTGGTCTCGAAATCGGACCTGGacaagctgctgctgaagatGGGCATCCGGGATATTTGCGATGTGCCGGCGCTAGAGAATGGTGTGGATGGCCATAATAACTACACCagcaataataacaacatTAACAGCAATAACCACAATGTGAATGGCACCAAGACGCCAGACTTGG GAATTGATGTCTCGTTACCGAACAATGATGATCAGCTGTTGATCGAAACGTCACCAAAACACTTTGCACCGATCGTACCTCCGAGAAACGGTATTCAGAATCAG ATCAATAACACGCTGGAAGCGTTCAAGCCATCGGTCGGCACCAAGCTGGAGGGATTGCTGCTCAACTCCGACTCGGACAGTGACTTTGATCCTCGGGCGCccgacaccgacaccagcatCTCTACGGGCGGTGGCAACAAGATCAGCAACGATCTGTTCGGTTTCGAGCCGCCGAAGCCAACCAGTGCTACCCTTGGCCAGCAGCTCTTTGGCAGCGTCACCAACAATGGACACAACAATGGTTTCACCAACGGTAACGGTGCCGTCACCAATGGTTTCGGTGCTCCGAACAGCCCTCCTCCAATGT TGGCTCCTCCACCGGCAAAGTCGGCACCACGGCGAACGGTACCACAGACCAATGGAACCACCAATGGTACGAGCGCATATCAGGACTTGTTCGGATCGGCCCCATTCAATCCGCAGGGCAATGAT ACGACCAAGAACGGTTTCTTTAGCTCCGACGATGTGCTGGATACGTTCGATCCACTAAAGAAGTAA
- the LOC120952794 gene encoding homeobox protein unplugged → MDKLSTVQPAPVGSVVCGVTDVKFSRPLPSSSFSIENLIAVKRRRSAGAGSSSPEIDPGDHHGSCSPPAAGPNVPPGYGGLLLETSQQHQQQHQQHYLAAAAAAGYSAAMLSFSSFPPLYHPWSTGLPTAGRYLSQAANEKLSSLLFHHHSSGGNKSHPGGIEPCPGTYPAAEQPSGGGGVLPTRPSSPRGARSGDKLFPTEVDLLSKVYAVYHHQQQQQQQPRYLTPSSPGTGYTTTGAALEPNGVNPGTGNGQLHHQPQSPGETIDPGSDGGPEDEERTRPTIEDGGESADGSAYSDDISLTLSPSGCGKTTDLGDSDSDACSEDDCTQNSSSSGRAGKSGSSAENSKSRRRRTAFTSEQLLELEREFHAKKYLSLTERSQIATSLKLSEVQVKIWFQNRRAKWKRVKAGLNSHGLGNRNASGSGTGTTGTANKIVVPIPVHVNRFAIRSQHQQMEKMNLVGPKAELRKADLGLAESGGFERFGLNKHLSKVVPSAEVTGNRVDPAFQAAPAPSEGTSKSSIESSGTGGGGGGGGAGTAGIGVGFQLGMGVCSLAAPPHSSSHPVALVVNPKTF, encoded by the exons ATGGATAAACTCTCCACCGTCCAGCCGGCACCGGTCGGGtcggtggtgtgtggtgtgacGGACGTCAAGTTTTCCCGCCCCCTGCCCAGTTCCTCCTTCAGCATAGAGAACCTCATCGCGGTCAAACGTCGGCGTAGTGCAGGCGCTGGATCCTCCTCACCCGAGATCGATCCCGGCGATCATCATGGGTCGTGTTCACCGCCGGCAGCAGGACCTAACGTCCCACCCGGTTACGGTGGTCTCCTGCTGGAAACATcccaacagcaccagcagcagcaccagcaacactATCtagctgcggctgctgccgcCGGCTACAGTGCGGCCATGCTTTCTTTCAGCTCCTTTCCACCACTGTACCATCCGTGGAGTACGGGACTGCCGACTGCTGGGCGCTATCTGTCCCAGGCAGCGAATGAAAAATTGTCCTCCCTTCTGTTTCACCACCACTCGAGTGGAGGAAATAAATCGCACCCGGGGGGGATCGAACCCTGCCCGGGGACGTACCCAGCGGCCGAACAGCCgtcgggtggtggtggtgtcctaCCGACGAGACCGTCCAGTCCGAGGGGTGCTCGAAGTGGCGATAAATTGTTCCCAACCGAGGTGGATCTGCTGTCGAAGGTGTACGCTGTctaccatcaccagcagcagcagcagcagcagccacgcTACCTCACACCGTCCTCACCGGGCACAGGATATACTACTACTGGAGCAGCGTTGGAACCGAATGGCGTGAATCCTGGCACCGGGAATGGCCAACTCCATCACCAACCGCAGTCGCCGGGCGAAACGATTGACCCGGGCAGTGACGGTGGGCCGGAGGATGAGGAGCGAACACGCCCGACCATCGAGGACGGGGGCGAGAGTGCGGACGGGTCGGCATACAGCGATGACATTAGTCTGACACTTTCACCGTCCGGATGCGGCAAAACGACCG ATCTCGGTGACAGCGACTCGGACGCCTGTTCCGAGGACGATTGCACACAAAACTCGTCCTCCTCCGGGCGGGCGGGCAAATCGGGCAGCAGTGCGGAAAACTCCAAATCCCGTCGCCGCCGAACCGCCTTCACATCGGAACAGTTGCTGGAGCTGGAGCGAGAGTTTCATGCCAAAAAGTACCTCAGCCTTACGGAGCGTAGCCAGATCGCGACCAGCTTGAAGCTGAGCGAGGTGCAG GTCAAGATCTGGTTCCAGAACCGTCGTGCCAAGTGGAAACGGGTAAAGGCGGGCCTCAATTCACACGGTCTCGGCAATCGCAATGCCAGTGGATCCGGCACCGGTACAACCGGAACGGCGAACAAGATCGTTGTGCCGATCCCGGTGCATGTGAACCGATTCGCTATCCGATCGCAGCACCAGCAGATGGAAAAGATGAACCTGGTTGGGCCGAAGGCGGAACTGAGGAAGGCTGACCTTGGGCTAGCGGAATCGGGCGGTTTCGAGCGTTTCGGGCTGAACAAACACCTCTCGAAGGTAGTGCCATCCGCGGAAGTAACCGGCAACAGGGTGGACCCTGCGTTtcaagcagcaccagcaccatcagAGGGTACCTCAAAGAGTTCCATCGAAAGTAGTGGtacaggtggtggtggtggtggtggtggtgcaggaACAGCAGGCATTGGAGTGGGGTTCCAGTTGGGTATGGGGGTGTGTTCACTTGCTGCCCCACCGCACAGTTCCTCCCACCCGGTCGCTCTCGTAGTTAATCCgaaaacattctaa